Part of the Pseudobdellovibrionaceae bacterium genome is shown below.
TGAATCCACCCCAAATATTCAACAAATTCAATCCGAGCTTGAGCGCCAACCGCTGACAACGGCCACTAAAATTACTATCTGCTATCTTCACAGCACACAAGCGCCCAGTGCCATACCCAATTCAAAGAACTTAGCCACTCTTTCGATAAAGGAGCCCTCGTCAGGACATCTTGTGCTTCACAGTGCCGCTCCCTCGGGAACCCAGTTTTCTGCAGGTAGCGAAACCTGTAAGGATCACTTTGTTCATACTTCTGAAACAGGTTTATTGGTCACTCGATTGAATCCGGTCCCTTCAGACCCTTCCCCCACAGCACCACCAGTCAACATCATACCGCCGCCAGATTCGACCACAGCCCAAAGCTCAGCCAACCCCGTGGCTGAAAACAACACGGCTTTGCCTGCCGAGCCAGCAATTGAAAACACTCTTCAACGAGAACCGAGCCTCTCTGACGGTTTTTCGCCAAGCCAAGGCGAAAACGAGTTGCCGGTCGCACAACCTAAAGATGACATACCCCCGCCGCCTCCGCTCTAAGAAAAACATCAAATGATCCAGTTCGATAGTTAGCTGAGGTCTCCTCACCTACTTAAATGGATAGTGTCCCTGTTGGATTTCTGTCACCTTACGACAAATGGAATCTACGGCAATATCAAATATCTTTCTGCCGTGTCCTTCGGAAGCTAGCCCCGGATTAGACGCCATTCGACCATCGGGAAAGTGTTTACGAAACTCTTTACCACTTAGTGGCCATGGATGATTCATTTTTTTAACTGTGAAATTTTCTTTAGGAATGGTGTGAAATGCTTCTGCGTTGGTGTACATTGTGACTGACACTTCACCCACCGTGGCATGAAATCCATTTTGATCACCAAAATGCTGGTCTTCATACTCACGCACCTCTGGTAAATGCCACCAATTGATCAGCATCAAGGCTGTTTGATCTTCCAAAGACTTTGATTCAGAAAAGGCTGTGGTCATGGGGGCGATGTTGCCTCCATGACCATTTACAAATAATATCTTTTCAAAACCATTCTGGCGAAGACTCCGAATCAAATCCACAATGACATTGACATAGGTTGATGGACGCAGGGACATCGTGCCGGGAAAAGCCAGG
Proteins encoded:
- a CDS encoding creatininase family protein, which codes for MRLENSTWPQVEKYLQEKQLIIVPVGSTEQHGPTGIFGTDYVTAQKIAEAVGDRHAVMVAPPLCFGMAEHHLAFPGTMSLRPSTYVNVIVDLIRSLRQNGFEKILFVNGHGGNIAPMTTAFSESKSLEDQTALMLINWWHLPEVREYEDQHFGDQNGFHATVGEVSVTMYTNAEAFHTIPKENFTVKKMNHPWPLSGKEFRKHFPDGRMASNPGLASEGHGRKIFDIAVDSICRKVTEIQQGHYPFK